A region of the Methylobacterium nodulans ORS 2060 genome:
CGTCCAGTCGGCGCCGTAGCTGATCGTGGTCCCGGGGCCGAGGATGGCGCGGGCGTCGGCCGCCAGCGCCCGCAGCTGCGCCACGGCCGGGAAGGTGGCGGCATCCGAGCGGACGGCGGTCAGCCCGACCATCTCCGAGCCGATCAGGAAGCTGTCGACCCCGCCCGCCGCCTCGGCGAGCCGCGCGCAGTGCAGGATGAAGCGGCGGAAGCTCCACTCGGTCTTGGCACAGGTGACGGTCGCGCCGGTCCAGGCCAGATCGGCCGGCCGCACCGTGCCGAAGAAGGCCGCCACCTGCGCGGCGGCCGCCGCGGTCTTGTCCGGGCTGCCCGGGCGGCCGATCGCCGGATCGCAGCTGAGGCGCCCGCGCCAGGGAAACGCCGCCTGCTCGGGCCCGCCATACGGGTCGGGCAGGCCATTGCCGGGAGCGATGTCCATCATCACGAACGGGTAGAGCGTGACCGACAAGCCCCGCCGCTTCAGCTCGCCGATCGCCTGCACCACCGCAAGATCCGCGGGCGCCCCGCCGAGCAGCGGGGCGCCGTCCGCGTCCCGGCTCACCACCGGCGCTTGCGCCCGGATGAGGCCGCCGGCGAGCCAGGGCACATCCGTGCTCTTGGTCGCCGTCTCGACCTTCGGCAGGATCCGGCAGGCGGCAAGCCGCAGGTCGGTGCCGTGCCACGCCACCACCAGCGCGACGTGCCGGCACTGCGGCGCCTCGGCCTGCAGCTGATCGAGCGCCTTCAGCAGATCGACCCCGCCCGAGACCATGTTCTGCCCGGCGATGCTGCCGAACTCGCTCGCCGTCACCGGGGCGGTGGCATAGACGAACTCGCCCATGCCCGGGATCAGGGTCACGGCGGTGATCAGCTCCTCCAGCGCCGGCCGCGCGGACGCGGCGGGCGGGCGGCGGATGATCTCGGCGGTGATCACCGGGACGCGGTTGCCGAAGGCGGCCAGCGGCAGATCCTCGAACACGAGATAAGCCACGCCCCGGTAGGCCGGGGCCGCGCCCTCGATCGCCTCGATCTTGGGATCCGGCAGCTGATCCTCCGTGCCGAGATAGAGCCGGGCCTGGTAGTCGGCGAGCCGGATCGGCTTGCCGTCCGCGTAGACCTCGCCGAGGGCCTGGATCGGCCCCTCGCAGAAGGCCACCGCCAAGCTGACGCTGTAGCTGTAGGTCACGTTGTAGGTCTTCGGCTGCGGCATCCCCTTGCCGCCGCGGGTCTTCACCGTCTCGACGGCCTGGGTCTCCTTGAGCCTGGTGGCCCAGATGATCTGGCCGGCGACGCGGGTGCGGCCGTAGACGCGGGCGATCGCCGCGCCCTCGCTGGACGCGGTGACGTAGAGCTCGGACAGGCGCGGCCCGGTGGCGATCTGCGGCTTGGCGCGCGCGCCGAACAGGGCGCGATCCGCGACCCCGCCGAGGGCGGCGCCGGCGATCCCGCCGAGGACGCCGCCGAGCGGCCCGCCGAGCGCGGTGCCGACCGCCTTGCCGGCATAGGACAGCACCAGCGTGCTCATCGGGCGATCTCCGGAAAGCGGAAGGCATGCGCGATGCGCCGGCTCCAGGCCGGCGGGATCCAGCTCTCCAGGACGGAATGGCCGTCATAGGCGTGGATCATGCGGCTTGGCCCCGTGAGGATGGCGCAGTGCTTGGCCGGCAGCCCGTTGCGCCAGCGGAACAGCAGCACGTCACCGGCTTCCGCCTGCGGGATCGGGATTTCCTCAAGGTGGCGGCGGGCCGCCTCGCGCAGCGTCTCGCTGCCGTGATCCTCGGCCCAGCTCGGGCTGTAGGGCGGCGGCGCCTCCGGCTCGGCCCCGTACAGCTCGGCATAGACGCCGCGCAGCAGGCCGAGGCAGTCGCAGCCCACCCCCTTGAGCGCGGCCTGATGATGGTAGGGGGTGGCGAGCCACGTCCGGGCGAGGGCGACGACCCGCACGCGGATGCGATCAGAGGCGTCCGCCGTCATTCTGCGCTCCCGCCGGGCTGGCCGACACCGCGTAGTCGTTGCCCGGCAGATCCGGGAAGCCGCGGAAGTGGACGCCATTGCCGAACTTGGCCCGGCAACTCGTGAAGGACTTGTCGCAACCGGCCGTGAGCGTGAAGGTGTCGCCGGCCGCCATCGGGGCGGGCATCGGCTCCCACAGCTCGAGCAAGGCGCTCGATCCGGAGCGCAGGTGGGCGCGCACCTCGACGACTGCCCCGGCATTGGCGCCGGAGGCCCAGACCAGGCGGCCGGCCGTGAACCAGTCGGGGCGGTAGGCCTCAAGGCCCGCGGCGACGAGCGCGCGGGCGGAGCGCACGGCGGTGACGTGGCCGCTGCCCCGGTAGGCGGCGGCGGTGGCGTCGATCCCGCAGCGGGGATCGCCGAACAGGGCATCGCAGGAGCGCTGGTAGAGCCGGCCGCGGGGCTGCGCCAGGCGATCGGCCAGACCGCGCACCTCGGCGGTGAAGCCGCTGCGGCCGCGCGAGACCTCGCCGATGGTGCCGGACAGGATGAGCACCGCATGGGCCGGGGCGGTCCAGTCCAGCCACCACACCGCGACCGCCGCGCCGTCGTAGAGGCCGCGGGCGAGCTCGGCCTCGGCCAGCCGCCCGCTGCTCAGCGCGCCCATGATCTCCAGGCTGTCGACGGCCAGCCCGGCGCTCTGCTCGAGGGCGCTGCCGGTGGCGCCGCTCTCGGCCGAGCAGAGCACGCCGTCACAGAGGACGTCCTCGTCGTGATCGGTGAAGCCGAGGCGCTGGCCGTCGCTGCGGGTGAGGATCCAGCAGCGGCACAGGGTGGTGACGCCGCTGGCGAGGCTGGCGGCGAGGCCGGGCGGCAGGGTCTTCATCGGCGCAGCTCGATCACCGGAATGTCGGCGACCACGCCGGCCAGCACGGCCTGATGGTCGATCTCGAGGCGGTCGCTGGCAAAGCGCACCGGCACATCGAACAGGAAGCCCGCCGTCACCGCCGCACCCGGCGCCGGCGCCGCGGCGAGCGTGACGCGCCCGGTGGTCGGATCGGCGGAGAAGCCGGTGGGGGCGAGCTCGGTGCCGGCGACCGCGATGCGCACGGAACCGGCGACCGGCTTGCGGATGGGGCGGACATAGGGAGCAAAGGCGCCGCCATAGGTCTTGGCGAGCGGGAACACGGTGGTGCTGCCGTCGCCGGTGCCGAGCGGCTGGTCGGTGGGAGCCGGCTGCTGGCCAAGCGCACAGGAGGCATGGTCGAAGGTGTCGCGCCAGCGGAAGCCGTAGAGCGGCCCGCGGCGCTCCTCGAAGAAGGCCAGCAGCAGGGCGATGTCCTCGGCCCGGCGCAGCGCCGGGCCGGCATTGTAGGAGCGGCGGGAGTGGCGCCAAAGGCTGTTGCGCTCCTCGTCGCCCGAGCCCAGCGTGACGATCTCGGTGCGCCGCTCGGGCCCGCCGCGCGAGCCGTAGGAGAGGCTCAAGGGAAAGCGCACCTCGTGGAAGGGCGCGGCCATCAGCCCGACCGCATGCCCCGCTGCACCGCCCGGTAGAGGGCGGCGGTGATCTGGGCCTCGGAGCGCGCGAAGCTCGGCGCGTCGGGCGTCTGCACCACCATGCTGACCTGGATCAGAGGACGCGCAGCCTGAGGGGGAGCACCCGTGTGGGCTGCAACCCGGAAGCCGGACCTGGGCTGAGCGCCGACGAAGCCGCCACCCTGATAGCCGCGCACACCTCGGCGGATGGCCTCCAGATTGGCGGGGCCGATGCGGGCGGTCGAGGCCGCGTCGAACACGAATTCCTTGCCGTGAACCACGCCCGCGATCTGGCCGACACCACCGTTTCCGGTATAGCCGCCGCCCGCGAAGCCGATCAGCTTGCCGATCGAGGAGAAGATATCTCCGCCGCCCGGGCTCGCCTGACTGAACAGCGAGTTGAACAGACGGTCGATCGCCTTGTCACCCAGCCTGCCAACCAAGCTCACCAGAGAACCGCCGAGCGCGTCAGCGAAGCTCTTGCCGTTGCGCAGATCGCTCACAAGGTCTTTGACGAAGCCGCTTCCGGTCAACTTGGCCTCTGCAACGGAGCGCAGTTGCTGCAGGCTGTCGTAGGCTTGCTGGAACTCTGGCGTGCCTTCCCCGAAGCGGCTTCTGGCAATCAGATAGTCTTGCTGCTCGCCCGGCGTGCGGCCGAGCGCGGCGTAGGCGTCGCTGAGGTCGAGGGCGAGCGCCTTCCGCTGCCCTGCCGCCGTCACCGCCGCGCGCGCCGCGGCGTTGCGCTGCAACTCCTCGGTCTGGGTCTTCAGCTCACCCGTGAGGGTGCTGGTGTTGGCGGCCAGAGCCTCTTCCGCGGTCTTGAACCGGTTCGCGATCTCGTCGCCACGCTCGCGAGCCGCCCGCAGGTAATCCTCGGCGGCGGCAAGGCGCTCCTTGGCGACGGCATCCTTGCCGGCCGCGGCCGTCTCGGCCTCGATCTGGCGCACCCGCTCGGCCTGGGCGAGGTTCTGAGGCGAGGACCGCCGCGCGCGCCCGGCCGACTCGTCAAGGACGCCCTGGACCGTGTTGCGCGCCACGGCCGGGTTTTTGTTCGCGGCGTCATCGCCCAGGATGCTGCGCCCCGACACCCCGCCGCGCCCGTCCCGCGCAGTGCGCAGCAGGTTGAGGCCACCGCTCGGCCCGTAGTTGTGGAGTAAGTACAGGTTCTCCAGCGATGCGGCGAACCCCGCATCCAAGAGCTTCTTGCCGTTCTCGCGCCCATAGGCTTCGGTCAGCCGCTCGTTGACGGCGCGATCCTGCTTCAGGCCGAGGATGGCCGCATCCGTCATGCCCGCAGCCAGATTGGAGAACTCCTTCCGATAGAGCTCAACGAAGGTCGTGTCGAGAAACTGACCGTACCCTGATGCCGATGACCTCGTGTTCTTGGCGGGGTTGTTGCCCTCCGCTCCGAACACCGCCCGCACGTAGCCTTCCGGGAGGATGACTTCGCCCTTGGCCTGCTCGGCAGCCTGGGCCTGGTAGGCTTCAACAGCCCGGGTGCCCGCCGCCTCGAAGCCCTTGGCCGCGTGCTCATTGCCGGCGGTGCGCGCCGCCTCGGCCATGTCGTGGAACCGGCGGACGATCTGCTGCAGGCCGCGCTCGTAGGACGAGAGGCCGGCCGTGCGCTTGTCGAAGTCGGCGGCCTCGAGGGCCTGCTTCGCCGCCGCTCCGCCGGCCGCATAGGACTTCCGGAGCAGATCAAGGCGGGCCTGCAACGCACCGTACTTCTCGATCGCGTTCTGAACACCGCCCGCGATTTCCACGTCGGGATGGCTGATGAGGTTGGCAAGCGCCTTTTCGACCTTGACGACTTCGGCCTCAACCTCGCGCAACTTGGCCGCCTCCGGGTCGAGAGCACGAATGATCTCGCCGGCCTGGACCGACAGTTCGCGCGCGCCGATGTCACTCGCTGCCTTCTTCGCGTCCTCCAGCTGCTTCGTGATGCGCGCGATGGCGTCGTCGAGGACCTTAAGCTGCTGCGGGTCGGCGATGCTCGGCACGAGCATCCGGACCTGATCCTCCGACAGGCCGCTGGCGCGTAACTCTTTCGCGTACTCGCTCTCCACGCCCTCGGCCGCCGCACGCCGCTGGGCCTGCAGCATGGCAAGCTGCTCTTCTGGCGAGAGCGCGGTGAAGCCGCCGACCGCGCGACCGATGATACCCGCTGTGCGCGAGGCCGCGGAGCCGAGATCGTTCCAGATCTGGCCCCACAGGCTGGTCAGCTTCGCGGCCCGCTCAAGCTCCGGCTGCACGGCCCGGGTCAGGACATTGATCGCCTCCTGGCGGTTGCCTTGAGCAGTCAGTGTCTTGACGTACTGCATCGTCGCGTCGTCAAGCGCGCCGATCCTGGCGTTCAGCTCCTCGGCGCCCCGGGCCGGGTCGGAGAACAACTTGGCGAGTTCCTTGCCGGCCTCAGGAAGATCCGTGCCAGTGAGCTTGGCATACCCTTTCGCCAGAGAGGCTACGCCCTCCAGATTGCCGACTCCGACCTTGCCCGTCGACGCCACGGAGGTGACGGTCTGCTGGGCATCACCGAGGGAGATGTTCTGCGCCTTCGAGATAGCCTCGGAGATGCGGTTGACGTCGCGAACCGTGGCGCCGGACGCCCGGCCGATGCCCGTCAGGCCGAGCTCTATCCGGTTCTGCATCTCGGCGTACTGGATTCCGAGGAAGGCCGCAGCGGCCCCGGCGCCAGCGATGCCGCCGACGAGGAGACGGGCCGGCGTGAGGGCAGCAGTGAACTGGCGCGCCAGAGATTTGACGCCCGCCGCCGCGCCGCCCGGCGTCTCGGACAGGGCCGAGTAGACCTGCCCGCCCTGCTGCGCCAGCACGGTGAGCGGCGAAGCGCCCGACCCCAGAGACGCGATGACGTCCTGGAACTGGTAGCCGAGATTGCGCAGCTGATCACCGCGCAGGCCCTGCTCCAGATTGTCGGTGATCGCCTTGGCCGCGCGCTTGGACGACTGATCCGCCTTGCGGGCGAACGCATCGACGTCGCCGGTCGCCTTGGCCAACTGGCGCGACAGACGGGTGACGTCCGCGTCCAGCGCGATGACAAGCCGTTCGAGGTCAGTGGCCATCAGCGAAGCCCGATCCACGCAGCGAGAGCATTTTCCTCGCCTTCGGTCAGCTCTGGGTCGCCCCGGGGATCCTGGGCTCTATTCCAAGCCGCGACGATCTCGTTGAACTCCTCGAGCGACAGCCCATCGAGGCTGTGCAGGCCGATGATCAGGGCGTTGGCGCGGAGGGCGGCGAAGTCGATGCGGCCGTCATCGACGGCGACGAGATCGCCGCTTCCCGGTTTCCCTGGCGGGTGACCTCCTCGCCGGCATTGCCGAGGACGGCGGCCCCGAGGACCAGGATGGCGACCGCGATGACCTCCGCCAGAGGCGTCTCGTCGCCGGCGTAGAGCCGCACGAGCTTGGCCGCCTGCGGCGCCGGCAGCCCGCCGCCGATCAGCCCGAGCCGCACCGTCTCCTGCGCGTCCTCGACCCGGGCGCGGCCCTCCACCAGGCGCTTGAGCACCTCGGGCGGGCCGGCGTCGCACCTCTCCTGCAGCTCCTTCAGCCGCGGGATGTCCAGATGGAACAGGTACGTCCCATCGGCCCAATCGAGTTCGATGCTGGTCTTGCGCGCCATCAGGATGCTGCCACCCAGGTGACCGGCCCCGTCGATTGCATCTCGATCGCCTTGGTGACGCGCTGGCCCTTGCTGGCGCCGTCTTCCATCGAGGTGAGATGGAACAGGCCGAGCCAGTAGCCGCCGTCCTCCGCCGCGGTGCCGGACTTCTGGATGCGCACGCGCACCGGAGCGTCGTCATCATAAGCGGCCCGCCAGCGCGGCTCGCTCTCCTTGGCCATCACACCGCGGCCCGAGATACGCACCGACTTCGAGACCACGTCGCGCTCGGTCCAGGCCGCCGCGTCTTCATTGTCGCAATCGGGCACCTGGGTCTCGCTGACGTCCTTGCTGAAGGTGACCGACCGCTCGGTCAGCCCGCACGGGGCCACGAAGGTGTTCGGGGTGGTGGTGCTCTCGAGCAGCACCTGATAGCCCGCAAAGCTGCGGGTCGTGGCCTGCGCCATCTCAATCTCCTGGGGCTGGGGTCAGACGCGCTCGACGAGAGCGCGGAAGGAAAGGCGAGCGCGAACCAGAAGCGGCTCGCTGCCGTCGGTCGTGGTGTCCCGGTGCTCGATCTCGAGGAGCACCCAGGGCGCAGCGAGCGTCAGGGGCGCGAGATGGAGCGCGTCGCGCACCAGGCCGGCGATGCGGGAGGCCTCGGGTTTCCCGACCGCGTCGGACCAGACGTCGAGGTCGGCATAGACCTCCAGCCCCTCCACACAGTCGGCCCGGTCATCCACGGCCTGGAAGCTGCGCAGGTGGAGGTAGGGCAGGTCCGTCTTGGCGGGGATGCGGTCATAGACGCGTCCGCTGACCGCCGCGCCGGCCGGGGACGTCTTCAGCGCCGCGACGAGCGCGCCCTGCAGCGCGAGTTCCGCGCTCATTCAGCTGCCCCACTGCCGCCCGTCTGACCGGCTGCAATGTCCTTCGCTGCCTTGCGGCCAGCGCGGACGATCCTCGCCGTGGTGCGCTTCTTCAGCGCCCGATAGGCCGGGTAGAAGTACGGCTTTGCCGTCGCCCCTGGGTTCTGGGTGCCCGAGAATCGCCCCTTGTTGATGTGCGGCGCGGTGCCGAACTCCACCAGGCGGGCGTACCAGGCCGTCGCATCGCCCGCGACCACGTGCACCGAGAAGTCGGGGTCGCCAACGAGCCCGCCCGGCCCGCCGACACCGCGCACGTTCGCGTTCTCGGGCGTGTAGGTGCCCTTCACGGCCCGGATCGACTGGCGCAGGGCGCCGGACTTCACGGGCGCGAGGCGCTTCTGCAGGGCGACGATTTCATCGGCCCCCTGCGCGATGGCCGGCCCGACCGCGGCGCGCACCTTGTCCGGCAGCGCCTGCAGCTTCTGCAGCAGCTTGTCGCGGTTCCTGATCGCCATCGATGATCTCCGCTGCGCCCGCAGCCACGGCCGCCTCGACCTGCACCTGGGGCAGGCGCTTCTCCTCGCCCTTGCGGTGGGCGATCACGACGCTCGGCCGGGGCCAGAAGTCGAAGTCGCGCAGGAAGCGCACGCGCGCGGCCATCAGGCGGTCTCCCCGGCCATGCACACCAGCGTGATCCACTGGCGCCTGCGGTCCATGTCAGCGGCGGCCTGGATCGCGTAGACCGTACCGGTGCGGACATCGACGGCGCGCCAGGACGGGGTGATGGTCCGGGTTTGCCTGTCGAAGCGGACGATCATCGTGACCGGCTGGCGGCCGGTGAGGCGCGCCGCCAGCACCGCCTCGCTGCCGGGCTTCATCAGGAAGGCCGCGGCGCGCGTGAACTGCGCCTCGAACGGGCCCGGCACGGTGTTGCCGTAGCCGTCCTCCGTGCCGCCCCGCTTCTCGAAGCGGATGCGCTCGCGGAGTGCGCCGGCCCCGAACGCCAGCCCCGGTCCCGCACTCATGCGATCGCCGGGTCGCGCAGCCGATGCAAGAGCGACCGCACCGCATCGGTCAGTGGGTCGACCTGCCCCTCCCGGTTCTCGTACAGGACGCCGAGCGCCAGCAGGATCGCCGCCTTGACCCGCGCCGGCACCGTCTCCGCGGTCCAGCCGTGCTCGGGCGTCTTGAGGTAGTCGAGCACGAGGTCGGTCGCGGCCTCGATCTTGTCCTGCACCAGCGCATCCTCATCGGTGCCGTCGATGCGCAGGTGCAGCTTGGCCGCTTCCAGCGTGACCAGAGCCATGGCCCTCACCACCTCCGGCTATCAGGGCCGAGTTGGGTCGCGGCCGGGCGGGCCGGCCTTGCCCTCGGGCCCGCGCTCGCCCGGCTTGCCGTCCTTGCCATCGCGGCCGCGCTTGACCGCCAAGCGCCAGCCCTCGCCGCCATCCGGCTTCGAACTCGTCTCGGCCTGAGCGATCCAGAACGAGCCGGCCCAGGTGACGCCGTCGCCGGGCTGGTAGGTCGTGCCCGCCTTGTAGACGCCGCGATCGATCACCGTCGGGACGCGGTGGCGGAACTCCTTCACCTCCTCGCCGCGGCGGTAGCGCCGGATGAGGGTCCGCCCATCGCCGGCGAGCTCCTCCTCCATATCCTCGAAGCCGAAGCCATCGGCGCCGCGCTCACCAGGAGCCCCCGGCTCACCGCGCTCGCCCGTCTCACCAGGAGGCCCCTGCTCGCCCTTCTCTCCGGGCGGGCCCGGCTCGCCGCGCTCGCCGGCCGGGCCAGGTTCACCGCGCTCGCCACGCTCTCCGGGCTCACCGCGCTCGCCCCGCTCACCGGGAGGACCCGGCTCGCCCTGCGGCCCCCGTCCGCCCCGCTCGCCTGGAGGCCCCTGCTCGCCGGGCTCGCCACGCTCTCCTTGATCGCCGGGCGGTCCCTGTTCACCGCGCTCACCGGGCGGACCCTGCTCACCCGCAGCGCCGGGCTCGCCCGGCAGGCCGCGCTCACCTTGTGGCCCGCGCTCGCCCGGCCGGCCCTGGTCGCCACGCTCTCCGCGCTCGCCAGAAGGACCCGGCTCGCCCTTCTCCCCGGGCGGTCCCTGCTCACCGCGCGGGCCCGGCGCACCATCCTTGCCGGCGCTGCCGGCCCGGCCATCCTTGCCGTCCCGGCCGACCACGAGGCCAAGCTGCTTGGTGTCGCCGTTCGACAGCGTGACCACGAGGTTGCCGGAGCGATCGATCAGAGCATCGGCGAGGCCGACGCCGTCCTTGCCGTCCACGCCGTCGCGACCGTCCCGGCCGGGCGCCCCGTCCTTCGGGAGCGGGATCTGGCTGACGGCCTGCGTGACCGCCTCCTCGACAGCGATCCGCAGGGCCTCCGGTTCGACGTCCTGGCCATCCCGACCGTCGGTGCCATCCTTGCCATCGCGACCTGGTTCTCCTTGTTCGCCACGCTCACCGGGAGCGCCGTCCCGGCCATCGCGGCCGTCGGCACCGTCCTTGCCATCTCGGCCAACCACCAAGCCAAGATCACGGGTCTCGCCATTCGTCAGCGTGACGACAAGCTTGCCAGTCCGGTCGATGAGGGCGTCAGCAACACCGACCCCATCTGCGCCGTCCCGGCCCGGCGCGCCGTCCTTCGGAACGGGGATCCGACCGACCGCCTGCGTGACGGCACGCTCGACAGCGGCCGCGAGCACCTCGGGATCGAAGTCCTTTCCGTCCCTCCCATCTCGCCCGGGCGCGCCGTCCTTCGGCTGCGGGATGGCTGCAACCGCCTTGGAGACCTCCTCGGCAACCGCGGAACGCAGCAGGTCCGGATCGAAGTCCTGGCCATCCCGACCATCGGCCCCGTCCTTACCGTCTCGACCCGGCTCTCCTCGCTCGCCACGAGCGCCATCACGTCCAGGCTCGCCATCTTTGCCGTCCCGGCCGACCACGCTGCCGAGATCGCGGGTCTCGCCGTTCGACAGGGTGAGGACGAGATGGCCGCTGCGGTCGATCAGGGCGCCCGCAACGCCGACGCCATCCCTGCCGTCCCGGCCCGGCGTCCCGTCCTTCGGAACAGGGATCTGGCTGAGGGCCTTCGTGACGGCCTGCTCGACAGCGGCCGTCATGGCCGCGGGATCGAAGTCCTTGCCATCCCGTCCGTCCTTCCCGTCCGTGCCGTCGCGCCCAGGCGCACCGTCCCGCGGCCTCGGGATAGCGTCGACCGCCTTGGATACCTCCTCGACCACCGCGGTGCGGAGAAGCTCCGGATCGAAGTCGCGGCCGTCCCGACCATCCGCCCCATCCGTGCCATCGCGGCCCGGCTCGCCCGGCGCGCCGTCGACCCCATCGCGGCCGTCCCGGCCGGGCGCGCCATCGGCCCCGTCCTTGCCGTCCTTGCCTGTCACGCGGCCGACGCTGAGCTCCTCGCCCGTCGTCATCGTCAGGACGAGCAGGCCATCCGCGGTGACGATGGCCTTCGCGAGGCCGCGGCCCGGCTGGCCATTGTGACCCCGCTCGCCGCGCCGAGGCTCCCGCCTCTCCAGCGCCTCGAGCCGGGCGAGCAGCGGCCCCACCGTCCGGGCGAGATAGCCCTCCACCGCGCGAAACACCGCCTCCGCGAGCCGGTCAGCCTCATCCATGGGCGGGCGCCTCAGCGAACTTGAGCCGGAGGGCCGTCGCCAGACGCGCGATGTTCTCACTCGCCGCCTGCGGATCCGGGGGCGCGTCCACCGCGGCCGGGTGGAACGGATCGGCCTGCGCATCGCGCTTGGCCAGCGCCGCGAGACTGAAGTTCTGTTGCTGCAAATAGGGGGACTCGCCCCCCGGGACCGGCTTGAGGTCGAGCCGTCGGCGCGCCTCGTTCGGCGATTTGATCCCGGCCCCCACCGCCTCCTTCTCGGCGTTGATCAACGCCGTGGTGTCCATCCGCAAGAGATTGTCGACGTCGAACTCCGTGCCGATGCCCTCCGCCAGGCCGAGACCTTCGTCGAGACAGAGCTCGATCGCCTCGATCAGGGCCTGAAGGCACTGCGAATAATACTCGATGTTGAGCGCCTGAACGTTGTTGTAGGACGGCAGCGGCCCGACGCCGATCTTGTAGGGCGGGACATGGTAGGTGGAGCAGACCACCTCGGCGGTCCACCTCAGCTGCTCGATCAGCTGAAAGTCGACGGCCTTGGCCTTCATCGGCTCGTATTTGAGGCCGTCGCCGAGCACGGCCACCTTGCCGGCGTTCTTCCCCGAATAGTTGCTCTCCCAGTGCTCCTTCAGCCGCTTGGCCGTGTCGTCGTGGATCGCCCCGGGCGCCGTCAGGATGCCGCTCGGCTGCGCCCCGTTCTGGAAGAACTGCGTGCTGTCGTTCTGGATGGCCAGACCCTGGGTTGCGGCCAGCCCCCCGGCGAAGATCGGCGACAGCCCGATCAGCGGGTGAAAGAAGCAGTTGAAGCGGTCGTGGATGATCTCGCGCGCCGGGACGACGACGCTCCCGGTCAGGCCGCTGATCCGGTCGGTGTTGAGCTGGTAGAAGACCGAGCCGTCGTCCGCGACCAGCGGAGTGACCAGGTTCCAGTCAAGCACATAGAGCCGCACCACGACGCCGCGGTTGTCGCGCTGCTTCAGGACGATGCTGTTGCCGGACTGCAGCTTCGAGAGCACCCAGCTTTCCATGAACTGGATGCGGTTCTGGAAGTGGTTCGGCTTGCGCAGGACCGGCGAATAGGCCGGATTCGTGACCTCGGCCCAGATCCCGTCATCGCCCCTTTGGACCAGCTTGATGCGCAGTTTCGCGATGTCCGAGGCGATCAGCGTGCGGCAGGCGAAGTCGGCATGATGGGACAGGACGGCGTTATACTTCACCGCCACGCTCTGCTGCCACGCCCCGGCGACGCTCTCGAGGATGCGGAGCCAAC
Encoded here:
- a CDS encoding collagen-like protein, which produces MDEADRLAEAVFRAVEGYLARTVGPLLARLEALERREPRRGERGHNGQPGRGLAKAIVTADGLLVLTMTTGEELSVGRVTGKDGKDGADGAPGRDGRDGVDGAPGEPGRDGTDGADGRDGRDFDPELLRTAVVEEVSKAVDAIPRPRDGAPGRDGTDGKDGRDGKDFDPAAMTAAVEQAVTKALSQIPVPKDGTPGRDGRDGVGVAGALIDRSGHLVLTLSNGETRDLGSVVGRDGKDGEPGRDGARGERGEPGRDGKDGADGRDGQDFDPDLLRSAVAEEVSKAVAAIPQPKDGAPGRDGRDGKDFDPEVLAAAVERAVTQAVGRIPVPKDGAPGRDGADGVGVADALIDRTGKLVVTLTNGETRDLGLVVGRDGKDGADGRDGRDGAPGERGEQGEPGRDGKDGTDGRDGQDVEPEALRIAVEEAVTQAVSQIPLPKDGAPGRDGRDGVDGKDGVGLADALIDRSGNLVVTLSNGDTKQLGLVVGRDGKDGRAGSAGKDGAPGPRGEQGPPGEKGEPGPSGERGERGDQGRPGERGPQGERGLPGEPGAAGEQGPPGERGEQGPPGDQGERGEPGEQGPPGERGGRGPQGEPGPPGERGERGEPGERGERGEPGPAGERGEPGPPGEKGEQGPPGETGERGEPGAPGERGADGFGFEDMEEELAGDGRTLIRRYRRGEEVKEFRHRVPTVIDRGVYKAGTTYQPGDGVTWAGSFWIAQAETSSKPDGGEGWRLAVKRGRDGKDGKPGERGPEGKAGPPGRDPTRP
- a CDS encoding phage portal protein, which codes for MARSTFLAALGNALAPRTKALAPVPQGRGGWLRILESVAGAWQQSVAVKYNAVLSHHADFACRTLIASDIAKLRIKLVQRGDDGIWAEVTNPAYSPVLRKPNHFQNRIQFMESWVLSKLQSGNSIVLKQRDNRGVVVRLYVLDWNLVTPLVADDGSVFYQLNTDRISGLTGSVVVPAREIIHDRFNCFFHPLIGLSPIFAGGLAATQGLAIQNDSTQFFQNGAQPSGILTAPGAIHDDTAKRLKEHWESNYSGKNAGKVAVLGDGLKYEPMKAKAVDFQLIEQLRWTAEVVCSTYHVPPYKIGVGPLPSYNNVQALNIEYYSQCLQALIEAIELCLDEGLGLAEGIGTEFDVDNLLRMDTTALINAEKEAVGAGIKSPNEARRRLDLKPVPGGESPYLQQQNFSLAALAKRDAQADPFHPAAVDAPPDPQAASENIARLATALRLKFAEAPAHG